The window AGCTGGTCGACGGCGGCCTGGTCGGGGAAGCTGCGGCCACGGAGCGCGTCCGCGATCTCCCCGTTGACGCTGCCGACGGCGCCGAGCACACCCTGCCCGCCGTAGCGGGCGGGGTCGCCGTCTCGGAGTTCGACGGCCTCCCGGGTCCCGGTAGACGCCCCCGCGGGAACCCCGGCCCGGACGGGCGGCCCGTCGACAGGGGTCAAGGTCACCGCGAGGGTCGGCCTGGCCCGGGAATCCAGAATCTCGACAGCATGCAGGTCTCGTACGGTGATCGTCACCCGTGCCTCCTCCTCTCTTCTGCCAGCGTGGCGCCGACCCGCCCGGGCCGCCCGGGGCGAAGGTCACACCCGCCTTGCGGTATCGGCTGAGAGTCGGACGTGATCACCGCCGCGCCTCGGCCTGGCGACGCGCAGCGAGGAAGAGCGGCAGCGCGGCCGCCTCGGCTACCAGGGAGAAGACGACGAGCGCCGGTAGCGACACGCCGTACAGCAGGCCGATCACCGTGCTGCCCAGGAACCAGGCGATGCCGTAGCCGCCGGTGAAGATCCCGAACGCCGACGCGCGGCGGTCGCGGGAGACCATCGCGGCCACCGCCGCGGGGATGATCGACTCCTGAACGCCCGTCCCCACGCCCCACAGGATGATCCCGACGAAGCTGGTCCAGAAGCCGCCGAGGAAGGCGAGCGGTGCGTAGATCCCGGACAGGACGGTCAGCGGCAGGAGTAGCCGCATGCCGAAGCGGTCGAACAGCCGACCGAACACCAGCGATCCGGCGCCGCCGACGGCCATCGCGACCGCGTAGAAGACGGGGACCAGCGTGGTCGAGACCACCCGCGCCTTCTCGAGGTGGTAGGCGATGAGCGGGAAGTCGGCGAACCCGGCGCCGACCAACGCGGCGCCTGCGAGGTACACCCAGAACACGCGCGGCATCCGTTGGGTGGTGCTGATCCGGGCGGGGCTCGGCTCGAGGTCGGCGGGTCGCGGGTAGGTGACCCGGGCGACCGCGAGCAGAGACAGTTCGATCACGGCAGGAACCGCCAGCAGCGCGAAGGCCAGCTTGTAACGGTGCTGGTCGACGAGCAGGATCAAGGCCACGAAAAGCGGGCCGAAGGTGGCCCCGAACTGGTCGAGGGCTTCGTGCAGCCCGAACGCCCGGCCGTAGCCGATTTCGCTGGCGGCGTGGGAGAGCATCGCGTCCCGCGGGGGGTTGCGGATCGCCTTGCCGACCCGCTCCAAGACGACCAGGACGGCGGCCACCTCCCAGCTCCCGGCGAGGGCGAGCAGCGGCACGACCGACATCTGCAGCAGGTAGCCGGCGATGGTGATGGGCCAATAGCGGCCGGTCCGGTCGGCGCCCGGCCCGGAGATCAGCCGCAGCCCGTAGCCGAGCAGCTCCCCGAAGCCGGTGACCACGCTGATCGCCAGCGCCCCAGCCCCGAGCAGCCCGAGATAGGGCCCGACGATGCTGCGCGAGCCTTCGTAGGTGAAGTCGGCGAAGAAGCTCATCACGCCGATCGTCAGGACGAACGTCAGGGCCTTAGACCGGCTCTTCGCCATCCCGGGCCGGTCGGCCAGCTTGCTGACTGCGAGCCGGGGGACGCCGGCGACTCCGCGCAGGATCGCTGCCGCTCTCTCGACCACGCGGGTCATGGCGGCGGACCGGCGTGCGCGTCGGGCGGCCGACGTGACGAACCTGCACCAAGTGCGTCGACGCGTCGCGGGCGCGACCGGGTGTGCCGGCGAAGGCGGCGCTGTCG is drawn from Mycobacteriales bacterium and contains these coding sequences:
- a CDS encoding MFS transporter — its product is MTRVVERAAAILRGVAGVPRLAVSKLADRPGMAKSRSKALTFVLTIGVMSFFADFTYEGSRSIVGPYLGLLGAGALAISVVTGFGELLGYGLRLISGPGADRTGRYWPITIAGYLLQMSVVPLLALAGSWEVAAVLVVLERVGKAIRNPPRDAMLSHAASEIGYGRAFGLHEALDQFGATFGPLFVALILLVDQHRYKLAFALLAVPAVIELSLLAVARVTYPRPADLEPSPARISTTQRMPRVFWVYLAGAALVGAGFADFPLIAYHLEKARVVSTTLVPVFYAVAMAVGGAGSLVFGRLFDRFGMRLLLPLTVLSGIYAPLAFLGGFWTSFVGIILWGVGTGVQESIIPAAVAAMVSRDRRASAFGIFTGGYGIAWFLGSTVIGLLYGVSLPALVVFSLVAEAAALPLFLAARRQAEARR